From a single Flavobacteriales bacterium genomic region:
- a CDS encoding UbiA family prenyltransferase: MSKWHALWKTVRPMNLLIMALTMWGVYGAIIAQLDGLESHHVLFALLTLSIVLLGAGGNIINDIEDVHVDAINTPGKNQIGQVISKNWAMSWYFILTLSGLLAGLIVATLRSDIFIFCVILFIALSLWFYSRWMQKQVLIGNFVVAVLCALLPIIAYLFLDPYLTDHIKSYPLNGIATYFDSILSLNIMRFYAFIAFSATLAREIAKDIEDVKGDVRGGYSSLAARSGIGMARTAVILLLLLTAVVLFLLHPFDPFPDVWTWALLIIIFIPILISLVLTFQLKSSAAAARLSRWLKITMAIGVASTAFFWFL, encoded by the coding sequence ATGAGTAAATGGCACGCACTCTGGAAGACGGTGCGACCGATGAATCTCCTCATCATGGCCCTGACCATGTGGGGAGTATATGGCGCTATTATCGCACAACTCGATGGCTTGGAGAGTCATCATGTACTCTTTGCCCTGCTTACCTTATCCATAGTATTGCTTGGAGCGGGTGGCAATATCATCAATGACATAGAGGATGTACATGTCGATGCTATCAACACGCCCGGGAAGAACCAGATAGGGCAGGTAATTTCCAAGAACTGGGCTATGAGCTGGTACTTCATTCTCACTTTGTCCGGTCTGCTGGCTGGACTGATTGTTGCCACCCTTCGATCAGACATCTTCATATTCTGCGTCATCCTGTTCATTGCCTTATCGCTTTGGTTCTATTCCAGGTGGATGCAGAAGCAGGTCTTGATCGGAAATTTCGTGGTGGCCGTCCTATGTGCATTGCTCCCGATCATCGCATACCTCTTTCTCGACCCTTATCTCACTGATCATATCAAATCATATCCACTCAATGGAATCGCTACTTACTTCGATTCCATTTTATCCTTGAACATCATGAGGTTCTATGCATTTATCGCATTCTCAGCCACCCTGGCGAGAGAGATCGCGAAAGACATAGAGGATGTCAAAGGAGACGTCCGTGGAGGATACTCTTCGCTAGCCGCACGCTCGGGCATAGGGATGGCCCGTACAGCGGTCATCCTGCTATTGCTTCTCACCGCTGTCGTCCTCTTCTTGTTACATCCCTTTGATCCGTTCCCCGATGTGTGGACATGGGCCCTATTGATCATCATTTTCATTCCGATCTTGATTTCTCTTGTTCTTACCTTTCAATTGAAATCGTCAGCTGCAGCTGCTCGACTCTCTAGATGGCTCAAGATTACCATGGCCATCGGAGTCGCCAGCACCGCATTCTTTTGGTTTCTTTGA